In Sphingobacterium thalpophilum, a genomic segment contains:
- a CDS encoding glycosyltransferase family 1 protein encodes MITIGFDAKRYFLNRTGLGNYSRDLIRILEQYYPEHTYLKYTPRLGNNDLSKKALIEEKIRLPKTTFNRAFPALWRSFGIASDLLNDGVELFHGLTGEIPRGLKARGIKSVVTIHDLIFLRYPELYKPIDRWIYNKKFQLAVNHADKIIAISEQTKSDIIDYYAIPEHKIEVIYQGCHPAFKVPKSAEEQEKLRLKYNLPKDFLLNVGSIEKRKNVLQIVKAIQDIDIPLLIIGKKTPYLEEINKYIVANKLESKVIIKQGFTIEELSTIYSMASIFIYPSIFEGFGIPIIEALYAGTPVITTNSGVFPEAGGPSSCYIDPSNVDEINLAIKGILGDSQTGASMIAQGRLYAQKFNDEKIASELLNCYKSLL; translated from the coding sequence ATGATAACAATTGGATTCGATGCTAAACGATATTTTCTCAATCGGACAGGCTTAGGTAATTATAGTAGAGATCTCATCCGTATTCTGGAGCAATACTATCCTGAGCATACTTATTTGAAATATACGCCAAGATTGGGTAATAATGATCTTTCGAAGAAGGCACTTATTGAAGAAAAAATTCGTCTACCCAAAACTACATTTAACCGTGCTTTTCCCGCACTTTGGCGAAGCTTCGGAATAGCATCTGACCTACTTAACGATGGCGTAGAACTCTTTCATGGCCTTACAGGAGAAATACCAAGGGGTTTAAAAGCCCGTGGAATTAAATCCGTTGTCACGATACATGATTTAATCTTCTTACGCTATCCCGAACTCTATAAACCAATAGATCGTTGGATATACAACAAGAAATTTCAATTAGCTGTTAATCACGCTGATAAAATTATTGCAATTAGTGAACAGACTAAATCGGATATCATCGATTATTACGCAATTCCCGAACATAAGATTGAGGTCATTTATCAGGGTTGTCATCCGGCTTTCAAGGTCCCAAAAAGCGCCGAAGAGCAGGAAAAATTAAGGTTAAAATATAATTTACCCAAAGACTTCCTATTAAATGTGGGTTCAATTGAAAAACGAAAAAATGTTTTACAAATTGTAAAGGCTATTCAGGATATCGATATCCCATTATTAATAATTGGTAAGAAAACCCCCTATCTTGAGGAAATTAACAAATATATCGTAGCCAATAAATTGGAGAGCAAAGTCATTATAAAACAGGGTTTCACTATTGAAGAACTATCGACCATTTATTCGATGGCATCAATTTTTATATACCCCTCTATCTTTGAAGGCTTTGGTATTCCTATCATTGAAGCCTTATATGCTGGCACCCCTGTCATTACAACCAATTCGGGTGTATTTCCGGAAGCTGGTGGACCATCGTCTTGTTATATCGATCCTTCAAATGTCGACGAAATAAATCTAGCGATCAAAGGTATTCTCGGCGATTCCCAAACCGGCGCCAGCATGATTGCGCAGGGACGTCTCTATGCTCAAAAATTTAATGATGAAAAAATTGCATCAGAACTATTAAACTGTTATAAGTCCTTATTGTAA
- a CDS encoding glycosyl transferase family 90 translates to MNFKRIFLRNKNNKIYYYIKAILRELVPGSLSQAQLKKHLNSAYYRKNATYIDDRVNYYNKLERLEPLDQDAIEIGKYRVPERIRVYYFDSKEYLRFFNPQLRFSILPGDIIHVPLHPTLLKSRPIHGNNSNAVVLNLDKARHFNFLHDDVSFDKKIDMLVGRSGFGQVHRNRFYQLYHDHPLCNIKKANRSSDKDYLSIAEHLEYKFILALEGNDVATNLKWIMSSNSIAVMPMPKYETWFMEGRLIPDFHFICIKDDYSDLEEKLRYFMADDNAAKVIVKNAHEYIAQFKNKKIEDLIALKVLDKYFTHTIQPKLQ, encoded by the coding sequence ATGAATTTCAAAAGAATCTTTTTGCGAAATAAGAATAATAAGATTTACTATTATATTAAAGCAATTCTTAGAGAGCTAGTTCCTGGAAGCCTTTCGCAAGCCCAACTGAAAAAGCATTTAAATAGCGCATATTATCGCAAAAATGCTACATATATTGATGATAGGGTAAATTATTACAATAAGTTGGAAAGGCTTGAGCCGTTAGATCAGGACGCAATTGAAATAGGGAAATATCGAGTGCCAGAACGCATACGCGTTTATTATTTCGACAGTAAGGAGTATTTACGTTTTTTTAACCCCCAATTGCGATTCAGTATTTTGCCCGGTGATATCATTCATGTTCCCTTACATCCGACTTTACTAAAGAGCCGACCTATTCATGGCAATAACAGCAATGCAGTAGTCTTAAATTTGGATAAGGCAAGACATTTTAATTTTCTTCATGACGATGTGTCTTTTGATAAAAAAATAGATATGTTGGTCGGAAGGAGTGGTTTTGGACAGGTTCATCGTAATAGATTCTACCAATTGTATCATGATCATCCATTGTGTAATATCAAAAAGGCAAATAGATCTTCCGATAAGGATTATTTATCCATCGCAGAGCACCTTGAATATAAATTTATTTTGGCGCTTGAGGGAAATGATGTTGCGACAAACTTGAAGTGGATTATGTCCTCTAATTCTATTGCGGTGATGCCTATGCCTAAATATGAGACTTGGTTTATGGAGGGACGCCTAATTCCAGATTTTCATTTTATTTGTATTAAAGATGATTATTCTGATTTGGAAGAAAAATTACGCTATTTTATGGCAGATGATAATGCGGCTAAGGTGATTGTAAAAAATGCGCATGAATATATTGCGCAGTTTAAAAATAAAAAAATAGAGGATTTAATCGCATTAAAAGTCTTAGATAAATACTTTACGCATACTATTCAGCCTAAATTACAATAA